The following proteins are encoded in a genomic region of Debaryomyces hansenii CBS767 chromosome G complete sequence:
- a CDS encoding DEHA2G00638p (similar to uniprot|Q07904 Saccharomyces cerevisiae YLR004c Hypothetical ORF), with translation MSDIEKDHEFGEGLCDIDTSDTSNYDVAFKFLKSKENDDIENTELPRKLLRKIDFRILTLLCAIYFLQFLDKTLLNYSAAMGIKENLVGNEFSNLSTIFYASYIFAEPFISYCLQKFPISRALSICIVLWGIVLTCHAACKTYASLMIVRTLLGIFESSSAVGIIAISGMYYTKSEQVARMGIWSINSGTATIVGALLSFGFQHIHTTEFQSWQILFLVVGLITILFGIFVWFYLPDNVVNSQFLDNNEKMLVLEHIRENQTGTENKKFKKEQLYELIFKDKLTWPMLILTGTSQIVTGAIGTYSATVIGTFGFDGYKTALLQIPLGAIIIIIIVITTQLVARYGHRTYITVSMFIPSIIGAIVLLSTNIITQQIGNLLALYLLYSGSSSITLIYAWNSANTAGYTKRMFRNALTMIFFSLSCLLGPQMFQAKDFPGYVPAKIAILVTQFASVPLTLLVGYLSKKENEKRDNEPLHKLPDNYQFLDLTDMENRNFRYSY, from the coding sequence ATGAgcgatattgaaaaagatcaTGAGTTCGGTGAAGGGCTATGTGATATTGACACATCGGACACTAGCAACTACGATGTTGCATTCAAGTTCTTAAAGAGTAAAgagaatgatgatattgagaATACCGAATTACCACGAAAACTATTACggaaaattgattttagGATATTAACGTTATTATGTGCAATCTATTTTTTACAATTCTTAGATAAGACGTTGTTAAACTATTCGGCTGCTATGGGGATTAAGGAAAATTTGGTTGGGAATGAATTCTCTAATTTGAGCACCATATTTTATGCGTCGTATATCTTTGCTGAACCATTCATCTCGTATTGTTTACAGAAATTTCCCATTTCTAGAGCTCTAAGTATTTGTATCGTTTTATGGGGTATAGTTTTGACATGCCATGCTGCTTGCAAAACATACGCATCTTTAATGATCGTGAGAACATTGTTAGGTATATTTGAAAGCAGTTCTGCTGTTGGAATTATAGCCATTAGTGGAATGTATTATACCAAGTCGGAGCAGGTAGCGAGAATGGGCATTTGGAGTATAAATTCAGGTACTGCTACTATAGTTGGGGCATTATTGTCATTTGGTTTTCAACACATTCACACTACTGAATTTCAATCGTGGCAGATATTATTCTTAGTTGTGGGACTAATTACTATCctatttggaatttttgtGTGGTTTTACTTACCGGACAATGTTGTTAATTCACAATTTTTGGACAATAACGAAAAAATGTTGGTTTTGGAACATATCAGAGAGAATCAAACGGGGACAGAGaacaaaaaattcaaaaaagaACAGTTGTACGAACTAATATTTAAAGATAAGTTAACGTGGCCGATGCTAATTCTTACTGGTACTTCGCAAATTGTTACGGGTGCTATAGGGACTTATAGTGCTACAGTTATTGGAACATTTGGATTTGACGGTTATAAAACTGCATTACTCCAAATTCCTTTAGGGgcaataattattattatcattgtGATAACGACTCAGCTTGTCGCTCGCTATGGTCATAGAACCTATATTACAGTTTCTATGTTTATACCTTCCATTATTGGGGCTATTGTCCTCTTGTCAACGAATATTATAACACAACAGATAGGGAACTTGTTAGctctttatttattgtacAGTGGATCCTCTTCGATTACTTTGATTTATGCATGGAACAGCGCCAACACAGCTGGATATACAAAAAGAATGTTTAGAAATGCATTAACAATGATTTTCTTCAGTTTATCCTGTCTTCTTGGGCCCCAAATGTTTCAGGCAAAAGACTTTCCTGGATACGTACCGGCCAAGATTGCCATTCTAGTCACACAATTTGCTTCTGTCCCCTTAACTCTCTTAGTTGgttatttatcaaaaaagGAAAACGAAAAGAGAGATAATGAGCCATTACATAAGTTACCTGATAACTACCAATTTTTAGATTTAACCGATATGGAAAACAGAAACTTTAGGTATTCATATTAG
- a CDS encoding DEHA2G00660p (similar to uniprot|P38276 Saccharomyces cerevisiae YBR137W Hypothetical ORF) → MTDIYKCSLAELDKLEGDEIRLDRFDSSVCWKLGSIARDLSLERYPTKPVVIDISLASGQVLFHSVTNDGTSLDNDQWISRKKRTVLRFGKSSFYIGQKLRIKGQPMEDALFVSPIDYASHGGSVPIRIKGVDGVIGTLTISGLAQEEDHLLAIEVLTKVSKN, encoded by the coding sequence ATGACAGATATTTACAAGTGTAGCTTAGCTGAATTGGATAAGTTGGAAGGTGATGAAATAAGATTAGATAGATTTGACAGCAGCGTCTGCTGGAAATTAGGATCGATTGCACGAGACTTATCTCTTGAAAGATATCCCACCAAACCTGTTgttattgatatttcattGGCTTCTGGTCAAGTATTATTCCATTCGGTTACTAATGATGGCACATCATTAGACAATGATCAATggatttcaagaaaaaagaGAACGGTCTTAAGGTTTGGCAAATCAAGTTTTTATATTGGTCAAAAGCTTAGAATCAAGGGACAGCCAATGGAGGATGCACTTTTTGTTTCACCAATTGACTACGCTAGTCACGGTGGTAGTGTCCCAATTAGAATCAAGGGAGTCGATGGAGTTATAGGTACATTAACGATCAGTGGTTTAGctcaagaagaagatcatTTATTGGCAATTGAAGTATTAACTAAGGTATCcaaaaattag
- a CDS encoding DEHA2G00682p (similar to uniprot|Q03034 Saccharomyces cerevisiae YDR539W Hypothetical ORF), giving the protein MSNLRPELRFRDFLQVLKNENDLVEITHECDPNLEVGAIMRKVYEEKLPVPLFKNLKKDPKNPDPSNLFNIVGCLGGLRDAKKDNDHARIALHLGLDSQTPMTKIIDYLIEANTKKPLPPVLLEDASGAPCKKNKISGDVIRLNALPAPTLHHGDGGKYIQTYGMFVLQTADKTWTNWSIARGMIYDDKHLTGLVMNPQHIRRVADTWAEIGMGDSVPFALCFGVPPASILVSSMPIPDGATEADYIGALVGEPLSVVKCETNDLHVPADSEMVFEGTLNLNKMVEEGPFGEMHGYCFPGHGHPCPLYTVDTITYRDDAILPVSNPGLCTDETHTLIGGLVSAECKQMALEHPKLKSVIMEAFTPHEGVALWLALKVNTKELAKLNTNSEDFCKLIGDYYYSSKPGFILQEIVLVGDDVDIFDFRKLFWAYATRHTPGDDQYMFNDYRAFPLAPFIGQGPRIKTLKGGNCVTDCLFPKQYEPEGVDFVTCDFDGYDEAIKEKVRKNWSAYGYK; this is encoded by the coding sequence atgaGCAATTTAAGACCAGAGTTAAGATTTAGAGATTTCCTTCAGGTTCTCAAAAATGAGAATGATTTAGTAGAGATTACCCACGAGTGCGATCCAAACTTAGAGGTGGGTGCTATTATGAGAAAGGTCTACGAAGAAAAATTGCCAGTACctttattcaaaaacttgaagaagGATCCTAAAAATCCAGACCCTAGtaatttgttcaatattGTCGGCTGTCTTGGTGGTTTAAGAGATGCAAAAAAAGACAATGATCATGCTAGAATTGCTCTTCATTTGGGGTTGGATTCACAAACTCCTATGACGAAGATTATTGACTACTTGATAGAAGCCAATACCAAGAAGCCACTTCCACCAGTCTTGCTTGAAGATGCATCGGGAGCACCATGCAAAAAAAACAAGATTTCTGGAGATGTTATTAGGTTGAACGCATTACCTGCACCTACGTTGCATCATGGGGATGGTGGGAAGTATATTCAGACTTACGGAATGTTTGTGTTACAAACAGCAGACAAGACCTGGACAAATTGGTCAATTGCCAGAGGAATGATTTATGATGATAAGCATTTAACTGGTTTGGTTATGAATCCGCAGCATATTAGAAGGGTTGCAGACACATGGGCTGAAATTGGTATGGGTGATAGCGTCCCATTTGCATTATGTTTCGGTGTACCACCAGCATCAATTTTAGTGAGTTCTATGCCTATTCCAGATGGTGCTACAGAAGCTGACTATATTGGTGCTTTAGTCGGTGAACCTTTAAGTGTTGTTAAGTGTGAGACCAATGATTTACACGTTCCTGCCGATTCTGAAATGGTTTTCGAAGGTACcttgaatttgaataagaTGGTTGAAGAAGGTCCATTTGGTGAAATGCATGGTTACTGTTTCCCTGGACATGGTCACCCTTGTCCATTATATACTGTTGATACTATAACGTACAGAGATGATGCTATATTACCAGTTTCAAACCCAGGTTTATGTACTGATGAGACACATACATTAATCGGTGGATTAGTCAGTGCCGAATGCAAGCAAATGGCCTTAGAACATCCAAAATTAAAAAGTGTTATTATGGAAGCATTTACTCCACATGAGGGTGTGGCCTTATGGCTCGCTCTTAAAGTGAATACCAAAGAACTCGCTAAATTGAATACTAATAGTGAAGATTTCTGTAAACTTATTGGTGACTATTATTATAGTTCAAAACCTGGCTTCatacttcaagaaattgtcTTAGTTGGAGATGATGTCGATATTTTCGACTtcagaaaattattttggGCTTATGCTACGAGACATACGCCAGGTGATGACCAATATATGTTCAATGACTACCGTGCTTTCCCATTGGCGCCATTCATCGGCCAAGGACCAAGAATTAAAACCTTAAAGGGCGGAAATTGTGTTACAGACTGCTTGTTTCCTAAACAGTACGAACCTGAAGGTGTTGATTTCGTTACTTGTGATTTTGACGGCTATGATGAAGCCATAAAGGAAAAGGTAAGAAAAAACTGGTCTGCGTACGGATATAAATAG
- a CDS encoding DEHA2G00704p (similar to uniprot|P33751 Saccharomyces cerevisiae YDR538W PAD1 Phenylacrylic acid decarboxylase confers resistance to cinnamic acid decarboxylates aromatic carboxylic acids to the corresponding vinyl derivatives) yields MKSSSMGHRSIRISNYMFRPFSISSTIRNKNPISDYEQVSNDIYQNQSTGLYLTRPKRIVVAITGATGIAIGVRVLELLKQCKVETHLIMSKWGMATMKYETDYHMDDIMALASKVYTARDVSAPISSGSFQHDGMIVVPCSMKTLAGIRMGFTEDLIVRAADVTLKERRKLLLVTRETPLSDIHLDNMLYLSRMGTIIFPPVPAFYTKPRTVEDIIEQSSGRVLDCFGIDTNTFPRWEGVKDTKTLK; encoded by the coding sequence ATGAAGTCTAGTTCTATGGGACACAGATCAATAAGGATATCTAATTATATGTTTAGGCCTTTCTCAATATCATCGACAATCAGAAACAAGAATCCGATTAGCGACTATGAACAGGTTTCCAACGATATATACCAGAATCAGTCAACAGGATTGTATCTTACAAGACCTAAGAGGATAGTCGTGGCAATAACTGGGGCTACAGGTATTGCAATCGGTGTAAGggtattggaattattaaagcaATGTAAAGTTGAGACACATTTAATTATGTCCAAATGGGGTATGGCAACAATGAAATATGAAACAGATTATCATATGGACGACATAATGGCACTTGCGTCAAAGGTGTACACTGCCAGAGACGTGAGTGCGCCGATTTCGTCAGGATCTTTCCAACACGATGGTATGATTGTCGTGCCATGTTCGATGAAGACATTGGCTGGGATTAGGATGGGATTCACAGAGGATCTTATCGTAAGGGCCGCTGATGTTACATTGAAggaaagaagaaagttATTATTAGTTACCAGAGAAACACCGTTATCTGACATACATTTGGATAATAtgttatatttatcaagaatgGGGACAATTATCTTCCCCCCAGTACCTGCATTTTATACAAAACCTAGAACGGTAGAGGATATCATAGAACAAAGTAGTGGAAGGGTATTGGATTGTTTTGGGATTGATACAAATACTTTCCCACGTTGGGAAGGTGTTAAAGATACAAAAACACTTAAATAG
- a CDS encoding DEHA2G00726p (similar to uniprot|Q12168 Saccharomyces cerevisiae YLR144c ACF2 Intracellular beta-1 3-endoglucanase expression is induced during sporulation), which translates to MGFSDLKNAITKIDQSLKEKNRAREKGANAGKTQQSYPSQNRAYQPSHNNVQVPLAADDDIFAKPIATSEPPSIFKTTQHAQPPQGCFCGGSDEPIQTNNFSNNLTLGDQTFPVWTLPYSLWYTMDPDQDVGFAFNHTDASQRVFGPDPDSNPAQFYFNPPKIKSFVISGSNFRDNNVSVRLENHNKLSVTSKLVLDNDTNKNVTVPLVHGMGYVTAIYNNIQPVIASQVGVQDFKQLSSIGNVSKYKVTLFNQVVWSLYVTGDASLKLNLQDPNHIVANKVSSNAMIQICRGESKHYDDSCGIYADSCHLQGSCTSSDGKKCQYKFVYGMKGNSKSGNGIFWCLPHHQEVLTNEIKKRDTKLELDSTTKGVMKAYATNELIMEETDLPVSINWEPWSSLGSFNEASYSENAKRIIRVAAEEEVQQDVVGMANIDSMYTSGKILDKFAYIAYVCHFILQDDKLTSIIFPKVKEAVEIFARNHQKFPLVYDLSWKGLISSAEPGADFGNSNYNDHHFHYGYHIHAIALIAKVDESYENNEWLHANNNLVLDYTLALLRDVANPSKDDKFFPVSRSFDWYHGHSFAHGIFASGDGKDEESSSEDYHFAYGMKLFAKIINDSNMEVRANLMLAIMRRSMNMYMLYSDDNKIQPKRFIKNKVAGISFENKIDFATYFGRGQIADEWIHGIHMLPITPISSYIRNEGFVQEEWDQKLAGIVNQITDGWKGILMLNFALVNPKQAWKWFSRKDWDNSLIDNGMSRTWSLAYIAGVGGSD; encoded by the coding sequence atgggATTTTCagacttgaaaaatgcAATTACGAAGATTGATCAGTCTTTGAAGGAAAAAAATAGAGCTAGGGAAAAAGGCGCAAATGCTGGTAAAACTCAGCAATCATACCCTAGCCAAAACAGAGCATATCAGCCTAGTCATAACAATGTACAAGTGCCACTTGCAGCcgatgatgatatattCGCTAAACCTATTGCTACTTCTGAACCACcatcaatttttaaaaCAACTCAACATGCCCAGCCACCACAGGGATGTTTTTGTGGAGGATCGGATGAACCAATCCAGACTAAtaacttttcaaataaCTTAACATTGGGGGACCAAACATTCCCAGTGTGGACGTTGCCATATTCTCTTTGGTATACCATGGATCCTGATCAAGATGTAGGCTTTGCCTTCAACCACACTGATGCGTCGCAAAGAGTATTCGGACCCGATCCAGATTCTAACCCGGCTCAGTTTTATTTCAACCCACCCAAGATCAAGTCTTTTGTTATATCTGGGTCTAACTTTAGAGATAATAACGTGAGTGTTAGATTGGAAAATCACAACAAATTATCTGTTACGTCTAAACTAGTTTTGGATAATGATACTAACAAAAATGTCACTGTTCCGCTTGTTCATGGTATGGGATATGTTACTGCTATTTATAACAATATTCAGCCTGTAATTGCTTCCCAGGTTGGTGTTCAAGACTTTAAACAGTTAAGCCTGATTGGTAATGTTTCTAAATATAAAGTAACGTTGTTTAATCAAGTTGTTTGGTCGTTATATGTCACTGGCGATGCCAGCCTAAAGCTCAACTTGCAGGATCCTAATCATATTGTTGCCAATAAAGTTTCCAGTAATGCtatgattcaaatttgtCGTGGTGAATCAAAACATTACGATGACAGCTGTGGTATCTATGCTGATTCTTGCCATCTACAGGGATCTTGCACTTCAAGTGATGGCAAAAAATGTCAGTATAAGTTTGTCTATGGAATGAAAGGTAATTCTAAGTCAGGAAATGGTATTTTTTGGTGTCTACCACACCATCAAGAAGTGTTGACGAACGAGATCAAGAAAAGAGATACAAAGTTGGAATTAGATTCAACAACTAAAGGTGTAATGAAAGCATATGCCACTAACGAATTGATTATGGAAGAAACAGATTTGCCAGTCAGTATCAATTGGGAGCCATGGTCATCTCTTGGTTCTTTCAATGAAGCTTCATATTCGGAGAATgcaaaaagaataataagaGTCGCGGCTGAAGAGGAAGTTCAGCAGGACGTTGTTGGTATGGCAAATATAGATTCTATGTATACGTCGGGTAAGATTTTAGACAAGTTTGCATACATTGCATATGTTTGTCATTTCATATTAcaagatgataaattaaCTTCAATTATTTTCCCTAAAGTAAAAGAAGcagttgaaatatttgcaCGTAATCATCAGAAATTTCCGTTAGTGTACGATTTGTCGTGGAAAGGATTAATATCTTCTGCAGAACCCGGCGCTGACTTTGgcaattcaaattataatgATCACCATTTCCATTATGGATATCATATCCACGCTATTGCACTCATAGCAAAGGTTGATGAATCTTATGAAAATAACGAATGGCTTCatgctaataataatttagtaCTTGATTATACTTTGGCTTTACTTAGAGATGTAGCGAATCCCTCAAAGGATGATAAGTTCTTTCCCGTTTCAAGATCGTTTGATTGGTATCATGGCCATTCCTTTGCGCATGGTATATTTGCTTCAGGTGATGGAAAGGACGAAGAATCTTCTTCAGAAGATTACCATTTTGCTTACGGTATGAAACTTTTTGCTAAGATTATTAATGACTCGAATATGGAAGTTCGTGCAAATCTAATGTTGGCGATTATGAGGAGATCAATGAATATGTACATGTTGTATTCTGACGATAATAAGATTCAACCGAAGAGGTTTATTAAGAATAAAGTTGCTGgtatttcttttgaaaataagattgattttgcaacCTACTTTGGTAGAGGCCAAATTGCAGATGAATGGATTCATGGAATTCATATGTTGCCAATCACACCAATATCATCCTATATAAGAAACGAGGGGTTTGTTCAAGAAGAATGGGATCAGAAATTAGCAGGTATTGTTAACCAAATCACTGATGGTTGGAAAGGTATTTTGATGTTGAATTTTGCATTGGTTAATCCTAAACAAGCATGGAAATGGTTTTCAAGAAAGGATTGGGATAATTCTTTGATAGATAATGGTATGTCGAGAACTTGGTCGTTGGCTTATATTGCTGGTGTTGGAGGATCTGattga
- a CDS encoding DEHA2G00748p (similar to CA3758|IPF8889 Candida albicans IPF8889 putative arginase): protein MKVLNISTILFIATTTTANQLHSDPFSDNVVYFDTHSAEREPNLKDMWDDLWPFQGINTFAHLEHNKCLLDPDQEYDIGIIGVPFDTATSYRPGARFGPRAIRSASQRQTSLRGYNQRADFNPYTSWAKVIDCGDMPVTPMDNSLAFKQMNKGFEELIARRNSKNSTVTPPRYIALGGDHSVLLPHLRALHEVYGKINILHFDAHLDTWGPDKYPSFWHSKQAELNHGSMLWKANKECLTSEHNVHAGVRTKLSGIEDYVDDDSQNFTRITADDIWIKGVQYVVDKILETIPPDTPTYLSVDIDVLDPAFGSGTGTQEPGGWLPRELIHVLRSIENLTIVGADIVEVSPAFDTAEITATNGAQVVFEILTSMVKKGSVGHLVKNNNPKELLEVKSKNDGKSTQYLDKQEINRLIENKLQEFENIKFNLLSEIEQLRST from the coding sequence ATGAAAGTATTAAATATTCTGactatattatttattgcaACGACCACTACTGCCAATCAACTTCATTCAGATCCATTTAGTGACAATGTAGTTTACTTCGATACACATCTGGCAGAGAGAGAGCCCAATTTGAAGGACATGTGGGATGACTTATGGCCATTTCAAGGAATAAATACGTTTGCTCATTTAGAACATAATAAGTGCCTACTTGATCCTGACCAAGAATACgatattggaattattggTGTACCTTTCGATACAGCTACTTCATATAGACCTGGGGCAAGATTTGGCCCAAGAGCAATTAGGTCAGCTTCTCAAAGACAAACATCACTTAGAGGATATAACCAAAGAGCAGACTTTAACCCTTATACATCATGGGCAAAAGTCATCGATTGCGGAGATATGCCTGTTACGCCAATGGATAATTCATTAGCTTTTAAACAAATGAATAAAGGGTTCGAAGAGTTAATAGCACGCCGTAATTCTAAAAACTCTACAGTAACTCCACCAAGATATATTGCCTTAGGGGGTGATCATTCTGTCTTATTGCCACATTTACGTGCACTCCATGAAGTTTATGgaaaaatcaatatacTTCACTTTGATGCTCATTTAGATACCTGGGGTCCAGATAAATATCCATCGTTCTGGCATTCCAAACAAGCTGAGCTTAATCATGGTTCAATGTTATGGAAAGCCAATAAGGAGTGTCTTACAAGTGAACATAATGTTCATGCTGGTGTGAGAACCAAGTTATCGGGAATCGAAGACTATGTCGATGACGACAGCCAAAATTTTACTAGGATCACGGCAGACGATATATGGATAAAAGGTGTACAATATGTCGTTGATAAGATTTTGGAAACCATTCCACCAGACACTCCTACATATTTATCGGTAGACATAGATGTTTTGGATCCAGCATTTGGAAGTGGAACTGGAACCCAAGAGCCAGGTGGGTGGTTACCAAGAGAATTAATACATGTTTTGAGatctattgaaaacttaACTATAGTCGGTGCTGATATAGTTGAAGTTTCACCTGCATTTGATACTGCTGAAATTACTGCAACTAATGGAGCACAGGTTGTATTCGAAATTTTGACAAGCATGGTTAAAAAAGGAAGTGTCGGCCATTTggtgaaaaataataaccCAAAAGAGTTATTGGAAGTTAAGTCCAAAAATGATGGTAAGTCAACTCAATACCTTGACAAGCAGGAGATTAATAgattgattgaaaataagtTGCAAgagtttgaaaatataaaattcaatttattaagtGAAATTGAACAGTTACGGTCAACATGA
- a CDS encoding DEHA2G00770p (similar to uniprot|P53872 Saccharomyces cerevisiae YNL190w): protein MKLSSIVIGLTSIAAVASAAKDEASTVTVTATGKNTHKDGRFDKTKPATSPSSSGTHKDGRFDKTKPATSPSSSGTHKDGRFDKTKPATSPSSSGTHKDGRFDKTKPATSPSSSGTHKDGRFDKTKPATSPSSSGTHKDGRFDKTKDPVTTTVWVNPSGEAKNAFYNKAATNGTAGNGTAVNGTGSGSSNSTGGVSSIENGAIMNGMNFGIAGAVVAGMLLVV, encoded by the coding sequence atgaaattatctAGTATTGTAATTGGATTGACATCCATCGCGGCCGTTGCGTCTGCTGCCAAAGATGAAGCTTCTACTGTCACTGTTACTGCCACTGGTAAAAATACTCATAAGGATGGTAGATTCGACAAGACCAAGCCAGCTACTTCTCCAAGTAGCTCTGGTACTCATAAGGATGGTAGATTCGACAAGACCAAGCCAGCTACTTCTCCTAGTAGCTCTGGTACTCATAAGGATGGTAGATTCGACAAGACCAAGCCAGCCACTTCTCCAAGTAGCTCTGGTACTCATAAGGATGGTAGATTCGACAAGACCAAGCCAGCTACTTCTCCTAGTAGCTCTGGTACTCATAAGGATGGTAGATTCGACAAGACCAAGCCAGCCACTTCTCCAAGTAGCTCTGGTACTCATAAGGATGGTAGATTCGACAAGACCAAAGATCCAGTTACTACCACCGTTTGGGTGAACCCATCTGGTGAAGCCAAGAACGCTTTTTACAACAAGGCAGCAACCAACGGCACTGCTGGTAATGGTACTGCAGTAAACGGTACAGGTTCAGGTTCTTCCAACTCTACTGGAGGTGTTAGCTCTATAGAGAATGGTGCTATTATGAATGGAATGAACTTCGGTATTGCCGGtgctgttgttgctggTATGTTATTGGTTGTTTAA
- a CDS encoding DEHA2G00792p (highly similar to uniprot|Q02821 Saccharomyces cerevisiae YNL189W SRP1 karyopherin alpha homolog of 60 kDa), protein MDSDTTNKFIPEYRRTNFKNKGRFQSDELRRRRETHQVDLRKQKREEVLSKRRNFNSEAAGNDSEDEDEFNANSNSDENQFYNKLQQELPKMMEMIQASDFDNQLGATVKFRQILSREHNPPINLVIRCGVIPTLVEFMRDSHPDMLQLEAAWALTNIASGNSDQTRVVVESGAVPLFVQLLYSQSLEVKEQAIWALGNVAGDSADYRDFVLACDAMAPVLSLFNSTKMSLIRTATWTLSNLCRGKNPQPDWSVVQQAIPTLAKLIYSVDTETLVDACWAVSYLSDGTTEAIQAVVDARIPHRLVELLGHESTLVQTPALRAIGNIVTGNDVQTQIVINAGVLPALAPLLNSPKETIRKEACWTISNITAGNTDQIQSVIDANLIPQIIRLLINGDYKTKKEACWAISNASSGGLTRPDQIRYLVSQGCIKPLCDLLAVADTKIIEVTLDSLENILKMGEMDKESRSASVNENALYIEEAGGMEKIFECQANENEKIYEKAYSIIEKYFSEEDDQIDDEGVAPQAYGDAFGFGVDPNQQQQNFQF, encoded by the coding sequence ATGGACTCGGATACcaccaataaatttattccTGAATATCGTCGTACTAATTTTAAGAACAAGGGACGTTTCCAGAGCGATGaattaagaagaagaagagagaCGCATCAAGTCGATTTGagaaaacaaaaaagagaagaagtCTTATctaaaagaagaaatttcaaCAGTGAGGCGGCAGGAAACGATTCagaagacgaagatgaattcaatGCCAACTCCAATAGCGATGAAAATCAGTTTTACAACAAGTTACAGCAAGAATTGCCAAAGATGATGGAAATGATCCAGGCGTCAGACTTTGATAACCAGTTAGGGGCTACGGTGAAGTTTCGTCAAATATTATCTCGTGAGCACAATCCACCTATCAATTTAGTTATTCGATGTGGGGTTATTCCAACATTGGTGGAGTTTATGAGAGATAGCCACCCGGATATGTTACAATTGGAAGCGGCATGGGCGTTGACCAACATTGCTTCCGGTAATTCTGACCAGACGAgggttgttgttgaatcTGGTGCGGTACCAttatttgttcaattgtTATATTCTCAATCGTTGGAAGTTAAAGAGCAAGCGATATGGGCCTTGGGTAATGTTGCAGGGGACCTGGCTGACTATAGAGATTTTGTCTTAGCGTGTGATGCGATGGCTCCAGTTTTATCCTTATTCAACAGTACCAAAATGTCCTTGATTAGAACAGCTACTTGGACTTTGTCAAATTTGTGTAGAGGTAAGAACCCTCAGCCAGACTGGTCAGTTGTCCAGCAAGCAATCCCAACCTTGgcaaaattgatatattctGTGGATACTGAAACATTGGTTGATGCCTGTTGGGCTGTTTCATACTTATCTGACGGCACAACTGAAGCAATCCAGGCAGTTGTTGATGCCAGAATTCCACATAGATTAGTCGAATTATTAGGCCATGAATCAACTTTAGTTCAAACTCCTGCTTTAAGAGCAATTGGTAATATAGTAACTGGTAATGATGTTCAAACTCAAATAGTTATAAATGCAGGAGTATTGCCAGCATTGGCTCCGTTATTAAACTCTCCAAAGGAAACTATTAGAAAGGAAGCATGTTGGACGATTTCTAATATCACTGCTGGTAATACTGATCAGATCCAATCTGTCATAGATGCCAATTTAATTCCTCAAATTATCAGGTTGTTGATAAATGGTGATTACAAGACCAAGAAAGAAGCCTGTTGGGCGATATCGAATGCTTCTTCTGGTGGATTAACTAGACCAGATCAGATCCGTTACTTGGTAAGCCAAGGATGTATTAAACCATTATGTGACTTATTGGCGGTTGCTGACACCAAGATCATCGAAGTTACTTTAGACTCcttagaaaatattttgaagatggGTGAGATGGATAAGGAATCCAGAAGTGCATCTGTTAACGAAAATGCCTTATACATCGAGGAAGCTGGTGGTATGGAAAAGATCTTTGAATGTCAAGCGaacgaaaatgaaaaaatctATGAGAAGGCCTACTCTATCATCGAAAAATACTTTTCTGAAGAGGACGATCAAATTGACGACGAAGGAGTTGCTCCTCAAGCTTACGGTGACGCGTTTGGTTTCGGAGTTGATCcaaatcaacaacaacaaaacTTCCAGTTTTAA